The following nucleotide sequence is from Candidatus Parvarchaeota archaeon.
TAGGATGCACATGGAAGCTGACGGGGAAAAAGCCACTGTCAGAGAGCGGCACCTTGAAATATCCGCCCTTGGAAACAAAAGGGTGTACTCTGTTGAGATGGGGGAATTTTTCAAAAAATTCCAGGCAGGGCAGAGATTTATGCTTGGCATAAGCGAGTCTTACGTATCGACTTTGGGCGGCCGATACCATTACACTTACCACAAGGAGATGGGAGTTGGCAAGGGCGGCAAAATACTTTTTTCGCAGCGGAGGATAGCTTCCGCAAAATTGCCGTGGCTTGAAAAGCCAATCAAATTCAATGACGATTAGTTGCTGGAAGCAGCCTCGTCAGGATTGCCAAGAATTGATTATAATCCTTTGCGCAGCAAATGACATTATGAGAAGCGAAATTGCCAAGATTGTCACCAGAGGCAAGGCCTGGGGAGGATTCCTGGTCATATTGCTTGGGCTGCTTTTGCTTGCAATGGTTCTGGGGGCGGCTTTTTTCGGGCACCTCAACGAGGACAAGCGGATCTGGGTTGAAATTTCCCTTCTGCTTTTGGTGTCCCTGGTGGCTGAAAGGATTATACAGCAGTGGAAGCAGCCGTTTGTCATGGTGCTTTTGCTTCTTGGTATCATTATATCCCCCTACACGCTAAGCGTTGCCTGGCCTGCCGCCATGGGCGCCCTGACGACCCTGGCAGGGGCTGTTGGGATGGTGCTGCCGGCAACAGGCGTACCTGAAGTCGTTGTTGGGAGCGAGATAATCAAGGCATTTGCGAACATCGGCGTGATTGTGCTTCTTTTCCGCATAGGGTTGCACAGCGAGATTGACAAGGTATTCAACCTCAAAAACCTGTTGGTGGCGGTAGGGGGCGTGGCGCTTCCGTTTGCAGCCGGGTTCTTTTTCGCGCAGGCTACCGGAGGGGGGTTTGCATTTTCGCTTTTTGTGGGCGCCGCACTGACCGCGACCTCGGTGGGAATCACAGTAGCAGTGCTTGAGGAGATGAAGGTTGTGGACAGGCCTTTTGCCCAAATTATCCTAGGGGCTGCTGTCATTGACGACATACTTGCATTGATTGTGCTTGGACTTGTAAGCTCGGCTCCGGAAAGCATATCTGCGGATGCCTTGCCGCAAGTGGCGCAGATGGTAGGAGTTGCCCTTGCGTTTGTTGTATGCGGGCTTGGGCTTGGAAGGCTTTTTGTTGAAAGGTTTTTCAGCTTTGAGGAGCAGGAGCTTTCCAAAAGGACGCTGTCTGGGCTGCTTGCAGTGCTTTTTTTCTACTCATTTGCTTCCGAAGCCCTTGGACTTTCTGCGATTATCGGCGCGTTCATTGCCGGGCTTGTGATAAGCCACTCCCCGCTTTCAGGCAAGCTCAACAGGGCGCTGTTCCCGATAGACGTTCTTTTCACCCCGATATTTTTCATTTCCATTGGCATGTTTGTGGATGTATGGAAAATACCCGGGGTGCTGTTCCCAGTCCTGGCGCTTAGCGCCATTGCGGTGCTTACAAAAATAATCGGCTGCGGCATGCCCGCGCTTCTTGCAGGCTTGAAGCCAAAACAAGCACTGGTGGTTGGGTGGGGAATGGTGCCAAGGGGAGAAATAGCCCTTATCATAGCCTTGCTTGGAATAACCCTGCTTGACCAATCAGGAAAGCCGGTGCTGGATGTCACCCAATACACGATTATTGCCTCAATGGCATTCCTGACCACGGTTGTTGTGCCGCCCGGGCTGCACGCGCTGGTTGGATTGGAGCACAGCAAAGCTTGAACTGCCCGCGCATGATTCGCAACTGGGGCCACCCGAAGCTTTAGCAGCTGGTTTCCAGTGCCTAAGCAACTAATTCCAGGCTGCAAAAACAAGATCCGTATTGTCTGGCTTTTCAGACAGGGTTGTGCTAGCTTCCGTAGGCCTCAAGCCTTGCCTTTGCAATGAGGACTGCCACGCGCTGGCGCCCTATTTTTACAGGCTTGTCTGAAAAAAACAGGTCCGCGTTTTGCTCCACTGCCCCAAGAGTCTCAATTGCCATGTAGAAGTTGACAAGGGCAAACATCTTGTAGCCCCTGAACTGCGCTGGCATGCTGTCAATGTATTTTCTCGAGTTGGCAACGTGCGACCGCGCATCTTTGACCATTTCGCAAAGTGCCTTGAGCGAAAAGCTGCGGTTTTTTGAAAGAAGGAGCTCTTCATCGCGATGATGCGCAAGCAGCTGCCTTGGCCAGAAGTATCTGCCTCCAAGAACATCCTGCCGGAAGTCCCGGATGATGTTGACTTTCTGCAAAAGCAGGCCAAAATCCCTGCAAGTTGCCCTCAGCGCGCTTTTTTTGCCCTCCTCGACAACTCCCTGGCAGATAATGTCCGTCAAAAACCCGCCAACTGTGCCTGCAACGCAGTAGGAGTATTCGTCAAGGTCCTCAAACGACATGATTTTTTTTGTCAGGTATTTTTTCATGCCATCGTTCATCTGCTTGAACCATTTGTGCTGCGAGAGTATGAATGGCTTGTCAAACTTTGTGATTGCAACATAGACTTTGTAGAGGTTTGAAACCAGCTTTCCGTATGCGACGTGCGAGATGTGGGCCGAGGAGCGGGAGATTATGTTTGCAAGCCTTGCCTTGATTTTGACCTTTTCAAGCGAATGGCTGTCAAATGAATCCGCAGAGATAAGCTCAATCCACTCGTCCATGAGGATTTTTTTAAGCTCGAGGGGGATTGGGGAGTCCTCAAGCGTGTCAAGCACGCGGGCTACTATGTAGCCCACAGTCACCTTGTCCCGAAGCTCGTGCTCAAGCATGGGGATTGTCAGGGCAAAGGAGCGCGAGACTTCAAACAGTGCGTCCCTGCAGTATGCAACAGCAAGCTCCTGCTCGCCTTTGTATGCGTATTTGTAATCTTTGACCATGAGTTTCACGCATTATTAGTCGCTGCGGCCTGCCCTGGATTTGCCTGCCCTGTGCCACGGTGCTGCCAAAGACCGCGGGGGCCAAAAACTGCAAAAACCATCATTTGTTTTTGCATTTTTTGCTTTTTGGCTGGGAATGAATAAAAAGATGATACAACAGTGGTGTTTTTATTTTAATTGAGGCAAATAGATACAATATATGTGTCCTAGCACAAATAATCCCCTTAGCCTGGGGACTGGAGCCAAGAATGGCCCTGGTTCGCCTGATGCAGATTCTGGCACAAAGGCTGCGAAAGCGACTGGTTGTAGAATAAAAAGAGCATTGATTTCTGTTTTTGACAAGAGAGGGGCGGTAGAATTTGCCTCGGGGCTTGCAAGGCTTGGGGTTGAGATTGTCTCAAGCGGAGGCACTGCAAGACAGCTTTTGCAGGCCGGGATACGCGCAGTTGAAGTCTCAAGCCTTACTGGCTGGCCAGAGATGTTTGAAGGCAGGGTAAAGACAATGCACCCGAAAATCCACGGCGGGATTCTTTACAGGAGAGGCGTGGAGAATGATGAGGCCCAGGCGCAAAAAAACCTCATACCGCAAATCGACCTGGTCGCAGTAAACCTCTACCCATTTGAGCAGGTGACTGGAAAGCAGGACGTTTCAATTGATGTTGCACTTGAAAACATTGACATAGGCGGACCGGCGCTTTTGCGGGCTGGCGCAAAAAACCACAAGGACGTGGTTGTCGCAGTCGACCCGCGTGACTACCCAGGCATCCTGGAGCAGCTTGAAAAAAACGGGGATGTGGGCGCGCAAATGAGGGCAGAGCTTGCGATAAAGGCGTTTGAGAGGACAAGCTCTTATGATGCGGCCATTTGCAGGTATCTTTCAGGGCTAAGCGACACCGACATGTACCCGGACTTTCTTGAAATGCGCTTTGCAAGAGCCTACCCGCTTCGCTATGGCGAAAACCCAAGCCAGAAGGCTGCTGCTTATCGGATACTTGGCATGACAAGCATCTTTGACTCCAAGATACATGCAGGAAGCAAGGCCATGTCATACAACAACTTTTTGGACGCGGACTCGGCTTTTGGGCTAATCAGGGAGTTCAAGGATGAGATTGCAACCGTGATTCTCAAGCACAACAACCCGTGCGGCGGGGCGTGCGCAGAAACTCTTGAGGAAAGCTATGTCAAGGCACATGCTTGTGACCCTGAATCTGCATTTGGCGGCGTGATTGCCTTTTCAAGAAAGGTGGATGCAAAGACTGCCGCCGCAATTGGCTCAAAATACATTGAAGTTGTCCTTGCGCCGGGGTATGAAGCCGAGGCAGTTGAAATCCTCAAGCAAAAGGAGAGCAGGAGAATAATGGATGTTTCCAACATCTGGGACATGAGCACGCAGAGGGCCGTAAACTTCAGATACATAACAGGTGGGATGCTCTACCAGGGCCGCGACCCTGGCATATATGACAAGGCTGCGGCAAAAGTAGTCACTTCAAAAAAGCCAACTGACGCACAGCTTGAGGATGCTTATTTTGCAACCAAATTTGCCAAGCACACAAAATCAAACGCAATATCCATTGCAAAAGACCTGCAGCTTGTTGGAAACGGGGCAGGGCAGATGAGCAGGGTGGATTCGTGCAGCATCGCGGTAGAAAAGGCAAGGCGCTTTGGCTTTGAGCTGGATGGCACGACTGCCGCCTCCGACGCGTTTTTCCCTTTCAGGGACGCAGTGGATGCGCTTGCAAAAGCCGGGGTCGGCTGCATTGTCCAGCCAGGCGGCTCTGTGCGCGACACTGAAGTGATTGCGGCTGCTGAAGAATATGGGATTGCAATGATACTGACAGGCAGGCGGCACTTCAAGCACTAGAGCCTGGAGCGTCTAATGCCTGAAAACAGGATTCGGGACAAGCTTATAAAGTCTTTTTGTTATAAATAAGTGTAATAAGTGA
It contains:
- a CDS encoding cation:proton antiporter is translated as MTISCWKQPRQDCQELIIILCAANDIMRSEIAKIVTRGKAWGGFLVILLGLLLLAMVLGAAFFGHLNEDKRIWVEISLLLLVSLVAERIIQQWKQPFVMVLLLLGIIISPYTLSVAWPAAMGALTTLAGAVGMVLPATGVPEVVVGSEIIKAFANIGVIVLLFRIGLHSEIDKVFNLKNLLVAVGGVALPFAAGFFFAQATGGGFAFSLFVGAALTATSVGITVAVLEEMKVVDRPFAQIILGAAVIDDILALIVLGLVSSAPESISADALPQVAQMVGVALAFVVCGLGLGRLFVERFFSFEEQELSKRTLSGLLAVLFFYSFASEALGLSAIIGAFIAGLVISHSPLSGKLNRALFPIDVLFTPIFFISIGMFVDVWKIPGVLFPVLALSAIAVLTKIIGCGMPALLAGLKPKQALVVGWGMVPRGEIALIIALLGITLLDQSGKPVLDVTQYTIIASMAFLTTVVVPPGLHALVGLEHSKA
- the purH gene encoding bifunctional phosphoribosylaminoimidazolecarboxamide formyltransferase/IMP cyclohydrolase, whose amino-acid sequence is MCPSTNNPLSLGTGAKNGPGSPDADSGTKAAKATGCRIKRALISVFDKRGAVEFASGLARLGVEIVSSGGTARQLLQAGIRAVEVSSLTGWPEMFEGRVKTMHPKIHGGILYRRGVENDEAQAQKNLIPQIDLVAVNLYPFEQVTGKQDVSIDVALENIDIGGPALLRAGAKNHKDVVVAVDPRDYPGILEQLEKNGDVGAQMRAELAIKAFERTSSYDAAICRYLSGLSDTDMYPDFLEMRFARAYPLRYGENPSQKAAAYRILGMTSIFDSKIHAGSKAMSYNNFLDADSAFGLIREFKDEIATVILKHNNPCGGACAETLEESYVKAHACDPESAFGGVIAFSRKVDAKTAAAIGSKYIEVVLAPGYEAEAVEILKQKESRRIMDVSNIWDMSTQRAVNFRYITGGMLYQGRDPGIYDKAAAKVVTSKKPTDAQLEDAYFATKFAKHTKSNAISIAKDLQLVGNGAGQMSRVDSCSIAVEKARRFGFELDGTTAASDAFFPFRDAVDALAKAGVGCIVQPGGSVRDTEVIAAAEEYGIAMILTGRRHFKH